A stretch of Chitinophaga caeni DNA encodes these proteins:
- a CDS encoding RagB/SusD family nutrient uptake outer membrane protein, whose product MKLNFKNIFVAIASVGMLSACSNQLDIVPEGAPGSGNFWKNENDAVTAVNALYERFDDENFYGRGFWWFINASDDMVTGRVKAEGDNIKNFNRDFMGKDYTEGQWKMRYIVIKRANDIIKNVPGIKMDEKLKNRILGEAYFFSGLMYFELGSTYGDARAGVPIINRDSVVADKPIPRSANVNVVYDYVEAELLQAAAHLPYFSEYTPDEYGRPHKTAAYAWLSKMFLYKKDYAKAEQFADSVILSGQHKLLDNFADVFTIANNYSKEYVWSVASFAKGNGNGFGSILPGVMLENKGWGLYNGWGYYMPTKELYDEYEAKDIRREATILKPGDAFTYFGEEKVYESSNSLSGYQFRKYMEPFSYAGGIHASTNPDHPTTDLALPLIRYAEVILIKAEAKLMQGKNADAEINMIRERAKLDPIENATMEDLKHERRCELAGEWANRHADLVRWGDAKAAYAQPLHHYDGSVAWPARNFDPAVNHVWPVPISEVENSAGVVKQNEGW is encoded by the coding sequence ATGAAACTGAATTTCAAAAATATTTTCGTTGCTATCGCTTCTGTCGGAATGCTTAGCGCTTGTAGCAACCAACTAGATATCGTTCCGGAAGGAGCGCCCGGAAGCGGAAACTTCTGGAAAAATGAAAATGATGCCGTGACCGCCGTAAATGCCCTTTATGAAAGGTTCGATGATGAGAATTTCTACGGGCGCGGTTTCTGGTGGTTTATCAACGCCAGTGATGATATGGTTACCGGTAGGGTAAAAGCTGAAGGCGATAATATCAAGAACTTTAACCGTGATTTCATGGGGAAAGATTATACCGAAGGTCAATGGAAGATGCGCTATATCGTTATCAAGCGGGCCAATGATATCATTAAGAATGTTCCCGGTATCAAGATGGATGAAAAGTTGAAGAACCGCATCTTGGGAGAAGCATATTTTTTCAGCGGTTTGATGTATTTCGAATTGGGTTCAACTTACGGTGATGCCCGTGCCGGTGTTCCGATTATCAACCGCGACAGCGTAGTTGCCGATAAACCGATCCCGAGATCTGCGAATGTCAATGTTGTGTATGATTATGTTGAAGCAGAACTATTACAAGCAGCAGCGCATTTACCCTATTTTTCTGAATATACACCGGATGAATACGGTCGCCCGCATAAAACAGCAGCATATGCTTGGTTGAGTAAAATGTTTTTATATAAGAAAGATTATGCTAAAGCAGAACAATTTGCAGATTCTGTAATCCTGAGCGGCCAGCATAAATTGCTGGATAACTTCGCGGATGTTTTCACGATTGCTAATAATTACAGCAAGGAATATGTGTGGTCGGTAGCATCATTTGCCAAGGGCAACGGTAATGGCTTCGGCAGCATTTTGCCCGGTGTAATGCTCGAAAACAAAGGTTGGGGTTTGTACAATGGTTGGGGCTATTATATGCCCACGAAAGAGCTGTATGATGAATATGAAGCGAAGGATATCCGCCGGGAGGCGACTATCTTGAAGCCGGGAGATGCGTTTACGTATTTCGGTGAAGAAAAGGTATATGAATCGAGCAATAGTTTATCCGGTTACCAATTCCGTAAATACATGGAGCCGTTTTCTTATGCCGGCGGTATCCATGCAAGTACGAACCCGGATCACCCTACAACGGATTTGGCTTTGCCTTTAATCCGTTATGCAGAAGTGATATTGATCAAGGCCGAAGCAAAATTGATGCAAGGTAAAAATGCCGATGCCGAGATCAACATGATCAGGGAAAGAGCTAAACTCGATCCTATTGAGAATGCCACCATGGAAGATTTGAAGCACGAACGCCGTTGCGAATTGGCGGGGGAGTGGGCTAACCGTCATGCTGACTTGGTACGCTGGGGAGATGCTAAAGCCGCTTATGCACAACCATTACATCATTACGATGGTTCAGTGGCATGGCCGGCAAGAAATTTCGATCCCGCTGTAAACCATGTTTGGCCCGTGCCGATCAGTGAAGTAGAAAATAGTGCAGGTGTTGTAAAACAAAATGAAGGTTGGTAA
- a CDS encoding alkaline phosphatase: protein MRKWMIQCCLLLQCLYAVASRPGEKVYTTANAHSHNDYEQEVPFYTAYQQGFGSIEADVFVKNGVLYVAHEQQYIKQGNTLEALYLQPLQRMIQNHDGKVYANSDQSLILLIDLKTAAEPTLDALIRVLNKYPQLRDHPHLKWIVSGNQPPLNKWSQYPGFIEFDGKKGWKYDQQQSGKISLVSCDIKRFTNWNGKGIIIQEEREPLQAWIDSVHQAGKEVRFYGAPDNVNTWQTLMNMGVDLIGTDKPVQLGAYLKNRDAAIYKVENNTHPVYPARFVNNDSLSGIKNVILLIGDGMGLAQVYAGLTANKGKLNLLQMINIGFSKTYSEDSYITDSAAGGTAMATGHKTNNRHISVDATGVNKLIPIPGIIASKNIKSALISVGDITDATPAAFYAHCKDRSEQDKIAKDFLQSPVNILIGSGIKHFNRKVDGKTLLEHMQQNGYEVATDTDHLASFSSDKFVLIDEAVGKSIQKGRGDILRKALVKSMESLSANKDGFFIMAEAAQIDYGGHANNMAYVTTEMLDFDKAIGAAMEFADKDGHTLVIVTADHETGGLSLLDGSIDKGELDGNFSTNDHTAIMVPVFAYGPGSLLFRGVYENTAIFDKILQAFQASK, encoded by the coding sequence ATGAGAAAATGGATGATACAATGCTGCCTCTTATTACAATGTTTATACGCGGTAGCTTCCCGGCCGGGAGAGAAGGTGTATACCACCGCCAATGCACATTCGCATAATGATTACGAACAAGAAGTGCCGTTCTATACAGCATATCAGCAAGGCTTCGGTTCGATCGAAGCCGATGTATTCGTGAAGAACGGTGTTTTATACGTAGCCCATGAACAGCAATATATCAAGCAGGGAAATACTTTGGAAGCCCTTTATTTGCAGCCATTACAAAGGATGATTCAAAACCACGATGGCAAAGTGTATGCTAACTCGGATCAATCCCTTATCTTATTAATTGATCTGAAAACTGCTGCCGAACCTACTTTGGATGCTTTGATCCGGGTATTGAACAAATACCCGCAGCTAAGGGATCACCCGCATTTAAAATGGATTGTTTCCGGAAACCAACCTCCGTTGAACAAATGGAGTCAGTACCCGGGTTTTATAGAGTTTGACGGCAAAAAGGGATGGAAGTACGATCAGCAGCAGTCTGGCAAAATTTCCTTGGTAAGTTGTGATATTAAGAGGTTTACCAATTGGAATGGAAAAGGAATTATCATCCAGGAAGAAAGGGAGCCTTTGCAGGCTTGGATCGATAGTGTTCACCAGGCTGGCAAAGAAGTGCGTTTTTACGGCGCACCGGATAATGTTAACACCTGGCAAACATTGATGAATATGGGCGTGGACCTGATCGGGACGGATAAACCGGTACAACTGGGCGCTTATCTTAAAAACAGGGACGCGGCTATTTATAAAGTTGAGAATAATACCCACCCGGTTTACCCGGCGCGTTTCGTGAATAATGATTCCTTATCCGGTATCAAGAATGTTATTTTGTTGATTGGTGATGGAATGGGCTTAGCGCAGGTATATGCCGGTTTAACAGCCAATAAAGGAAAGTTAAACCTGTTGCAGATGATAAATATCGGTTTTTCTAAAACCTACTCCGAAGATAGTTATATCACCGATTCTGCCGCTGGAGGCACCGCCATGGCAACCGGGCATAAAACTAATAACAGGCATATCAGCGTGGACGCTACCGGCGTAAATAAATTAATACCAATCCCTGGAATCATAGCATCAAAAAATATAAAATCCGCTTTGATCAGCGTCGGTGATATCACGGATGCTACCCCTGCCGCATTTTATGCGCATTGTAAGGATCGATCGGAGCAGGATAAGATAGCTAAAGATTTTTTGCAAAGCCCTGTTAACATCCTGATCGGTTCCGGTATCAAGCATTTTAACCGCAAGGTTGACGGTAAAACCCTCTTGGAACACATGCAGCAAAATGGTTATGAAGTAGCAACGGATACAGATCATTTGGCAAGTTTTTCATCAGACAAATTTGTATTAATAGATGAAGCCGTTGGCAAATCAATCCAAAAAGGTAGGGGTGACATATTGAGGAAAGCTTTGGTGAAATCCATGGAAAGTTTATCCGCAAATAAGGACGGGTTCTTTATTATGGCCGAAGCGGCACAGATCGATTACGGCGGTCATGCTAATAATATGGCATATGTTACGACGGAAATGTTGGATTTTGATAAAGCTATCGGTGCGGCGATGGAATTTGCCGATAAAGATGGTCATACACTGGTAATTGTAACCGCGGATCATGAAACGGGAGGATTGAGCCTGTTGGACGGCAGTATCGATAAAGGTGAATTAGATGGCAACTTCAGCACGAACGATCATACGGCGATCATGGTGCCTGTTTTTGCTTATGGACCGGGTTCCCTGCTGTTTCGCGGGGTGTATGAAAACACGGCAATCTTCGATAAAATATTACAAGCATTTCAAGCAAGTAAATAA
- a CDS encoding RNA polymerase sigma factor — protein MSIGLQIWINFCEGDQSAFRELYDIYYSRLFVWGCKWLDGDTAFVKDQLHDFFIYLWEKRGNLSRDINPDAYLLTSFKRRLLSQWAKTKNLQNIEDLVHVSTEEADETDRYLNQFQLIQEALTKLTPAQREVIELRFLQNLSLQEIALRKNASLRTVYNLTHRAIQQLRESLGKKNIFFLW, from the coding sequence ATGTCTATTGGATTACAAATATGGATCAATTTCTGCGAGGGGGATCAATCGGCATTCCGTGAATTATATGATATTTATTATTCACGGTTATTCGTTTGGGGATGTAAATGGTTGGATGGCGATACGGCATTTGTGAAGGATCAATTACATGATTTTTTTATATATCTCTGGGAAAAAAGGGGAAACTTGTCCCGCGACATCAACCCGGACGCTTACTTACTCACTTCATTCAAAAGAAGGCTGCTCAGCCAATGGGCTAAAACCAAGAACCTGCAAAATATAGAAGATTTGGTTCATGTATCAACCGAAGAAGCGGATGAAACTGATCGTTATTTGAATCAATTTCAATTGATACAGGAAGCATTAACCAAACTCACCCCGGCTCAAAGGGAGGTAATCGAGCTTAGGTTCCTGCAAAACTTATCATTACAAGAGATTGCATTAAGAAAAAATGCAAGTCTAAGAACAGTTTATAACCTTACCCATAGGGCAATTCAGCAATTAAGGGAAAGCTTGGGCAAAAAAAATATTTTTTTCCTGTGGTAA
- a CDS encoding TonB-dependent receptor plug domain-containing protein — protein sequence MQLHVCRLSGHRVTKRLTYACWVLILFLSPYFNTTVIAQVKKNVSIENMPTEKAFDKIAQLYKVRFFYTGSTLTQQQNIQVPAGEKSLEEILQYLSNEYKFVFKRTNNMISVSLQSASQEKIVKGRVGLFEGDGIIYNAGIVIREEGTQNAAITDDKGYFSIKLKSTDPNLLISCIGYETASIKPSGQSQVNVTLQQAINKIPEVVIATGYQNLAKKNTTGAYASINEKTLERRSSQSIEQVLEGAIPGLTIATSYSGPSSSRSQGGMDIQIRGGSAVQSNRNGPLIIVDGFPVNKLPDNLNDVAKIDVLKDAAAAAIWGARASNGVIVITTRRGKEGKINIQYASNVYFTSRPDYSQLRRAGAADLVDYDKELYDKGFIIPEIFEGSYSGYSPSFDLLFKLNRGLLTDAEFQQKQDSLGSLSNSQQVHDLLLRTGIRQNHYLSLSGGGKGYRFMVSGSFDKGKSVYLGNESQSVQLNTRSDFELTRSLRLSVDMNAVFQDAESVSGLSSDLQQLPPYQLLVDPQGNYLYDYTQFNKVENDRLIGLGYADNGKNLLQEARIADNNDKSFAIRSNVTSEWKIAKGLSLRSSFLYDRLKSSKRYLIPQDAYSNRSFTNRYTTLDADNKAVYNLPQGQRLDRGETTNNNWAWRSQLNYTNMFDAVHFVSVVGGFELKKYVTEGYTTSKFGYNDDLLSWQPVDQKTLLAGGLTWWDGSRVPIFDASSYDRFLLTM from the coding sequence ATGCAATTACATGTTTGTCGATTATCCGGCCACCGGGTAACGAAACGGCTCACTTATGCCTGCTGGGTATTGATCTTGTTTCTTTCACCGTATTTCAATACCACGGTGATTGCCCAGGTGAAAAAGAATGTCAGCATAGAAAATATGCCTACCGAGAAAGCTTTTGATAAGATTGCTCAATTGTACAAGGTCCGGTTTTTTTATACCGGTTCTACATTGACTCAACAGCAAAATATCCAGGTACCTGCCGGGGAGAAATCGCTGGAGGAAATATTACAATATTTATCGAATGAATACAAATTCGTATTCAAGAGAACCAACAACATGATCAGCGTCAGCCTTCAATCGGCTTCGCAGGAAAAAATTGTGAAGGGCCGTGTAGGCTTGTTTGAAGGGGATGGGATTATATATAATGCCGGGATCGTTATCCGGGAGGAAGGTACGCAAAACGCTGCCATTACGGATGATAAAGGGTATTTCAGCATCAAGCTCAAATCGACCGATCCCAACTTGCTGATTAGTTGCATCGGTTATGAAACTGCCAGTATTAAACCTTCCGGCCAATCGCAAGTGAATGTTACATTACAGCAGGCCATCAATAAAATCCCGGAAGTGGTCATAGCTACCGGGTATCAAAATCTTGCCAAGAAAAATACTACGGGCGCCTATGCTTCGATCAATGAGAAAACTTTAGAAAGAAGAAGTAGCCAATCGATCGAGCAAGTATTGGAAGGCGCCATCCCTGGCTTAACGATTGCAACAAGTTATTCCGGGCCTTCCAGCAGCAGGAGCCAAGGTGGTATGGATATCCAGATCCGCGGTGGTAGCGCCGTGCAATCCAACAGGAACGGACCCCTGATTATCGTGGACGGATTCCCGGTAAATAAATTACCCGATAACTTGAATGATGTCGCGAAGATCGACGTGTTGAAAGATGCGGCTGCGGCTGCCATCTGGGGCGCTAGGGCATCGAACGGCGTAATTGTTATAACAACACGCCGTGGTAAGGAAGGTAAAATTAATATCCAGTATGCCAGCAATGTATATTTCACTTCAAGACCGGATTATTCGCAGTTAAGAAGAGCCGGCGCTGCTGACTTAGTAGATTATGATAAGGAATTATATGATAAAGGATTTATCATCCCGGAAATTTTCGAAGGCAGCTATTCAGGGTATTCGCCTTCATTTGATTTACTATTCAAGTTAAACCGGGGTTTGTTGACAGATGCCGAGTTCCAACAAAAACAAGATTCATTAGGTAGCTTGTCAAATTCGCAACAAGTACACGATTTATTGTTGAGAACGGGGATTCGTCAAAATCATTATCTCTCCCTATCCGGCGGTGGTAAAGGGTATCGCTTCATGGTTTCCGGTTCTTTCGATAAAGGGAAATCCGTTTACCTGGGTAATGAATCGCAATCTGTCCAGTTGAATACGAGGAGCGATTTCGAATTAACACGCAGCCTGCGCTTAAGCGTAGATATGAATGCCGTGTTCCAGGATGCGGAATCCGTTTCAGGCTTAAGTTCTGATTTGCAGCAATTGCCGCCTTACCAGTTATTGGTTGATCCGCAAGGGAATTACTTGTACGATTATACTCAATTTAATAAAGTAGAAAATGATCGTTTAATAGGCCTGGGCTATGCCGATAATGGCAAAAATTTATTGCAGGAAGCGCGGATCGCTGATAATAATGATAAAAGCTTTGCCATCAGGTCCAATGTTACGAGTGAATGGAAAATCGCGAAAGGCTTGTCCTTGAGGTCATCTTTCCTGTACGATCGCCTGAAATCGAGCAAGCGTTATCTAATTCCCCAGGATGCTTACAGCAATAGGTCTTTCACCAACCGTTATACAACCCTGGATGCCGATAATAAAGCTGTTTATAATCTCCCGCAAGGTCAACGTTTAGATCGCGGTGAAACTACCAATAACAACTGGGCATGGCGTTCTCAACTAAATTATACTAACATGTTCGACGCTGTACATTTTGTAAGTGTCGTAGGTGGATTTGAACTTAAAAAGTACGTAACAGAAGGCTACACCACTTCTAAGTTCGGTTATAATGATGATTTGCTTTCTTGGCAACCGGTAGACCAGAAAACGCTCTTGGCTGGCGGCCTTACTTGGTGGGATGGCTCCAGGGTACCCATTTTTGATGCTAGTAGCTATGACAGGTTTCTTTTAACGATGTAA
- a CDS encoding SusC/RagA family TonB-linked outer membrane protein yields the protein MKISKVFHATGLRFKLLLGCLLLASVTSLAKPSVAQVLKKMIKKFEAPKGSLSNALKKLEKSADINIAYDETVIKNIKVDKASFEDQMVEVILKDLLSHSKLSYQEKFNTVLIFEPGKENTPSLKMLEQEKEATISGTVTFNGNPLIGATVVIKGTSNGVGTDANGHFKLSAKLQDDAVLVVSMIGFKTIEKMIGDERTFSFQMEEVAIGLNQLVVVGYGSQRKALISGAIADVPLDKLNSRSLNNVQDAIQGKVPGVLIENQGGDPTSASKVFIRGMGGINGESVLYVVDGMIYKGGPINPNDIESISVLKDASAAIYGAQASGGVILITTKKGKMGSMSINLDAKNGWQTVAKTLNTLTAKQFADVENAAYDAAGIPRSPAFDASVYPEGQLTLTDWQDEIFRTAKIQDYNVEVKGGSEKSHYYMSFGYRKQEGILLNTYNERYGFRLNTDMQMKPWLKVGENLSFTFQDGNGANTTSPYSGVIYTALGYPRNITPYTEDGAFSGMPEDYAASYGDLANPVAILKRLDNKNPYFNISVNPYAEIRFTKDLKFLSSLAVTKGMRNNKVFTPKVPEIGKINNSNNLYQMMSNHTDILSEQTLTYNHMFNGIHHLTATAGYSFQKNESEYMSAEAQNFNDESEIYRYFVNGADYLKPNSGKDKFALESYIGRLNYEYKSKYLLGLLGRIDGTSKVPRKNRYQKYYAITGGWIASEESFLKDNVEWLNFLKVRGSYGLIGNLASLPGNAYNATLSTYNIYIGQDGKQQSGYAENTISNPDLTWARSKQLDFGLDLGFMNNRLSLVVDYFDKTIEDMILAVDLPSTSGVSNQMYQNVGKVKDKGWEIGLTYRSEQDKDFTWEVTGSMSTLDNRLISLGDRTSISTSGINIRSSLTPVRIETGHPLYSYWVVESAGLFQSDKEAQDYKSSDGTVIQPNAKAGDRKFVDRNDDGQINDEDKYFAGTPFPKVNYGLSFNAGYKGFDLNIFAQGVAGVKLFNALKYTNINPSIGTNYNMLTGILDAWTPENTNTDIPRLNTKDPNGNYGTVSDWYLEDGGYFRIKNVTLGYTFPRTFLSKAGLNNLRVYATGSNLFTFTKYDGFDPEIGMDQVGIDKGRYPLARTVLVGLNVNF from the coding sequence ATGAAAATCAGTAAAGTATTTCACGCTACAGGGCTTCGGTTCAAATTGCTCTTGGGCTGCTTGTTGCTGGCATCGGTAACGAGCCTGGCAAAACCATCGGTAGCCCAGGTATTAAAAAAAATGATTAAAAAATTCGAGGCGCCGAAGGGCTCTTTATCCAATGCGCTCAAGAAATTGGAAAAATCGGCAGATATCAATATCGCTTATGATGAAACCGTTATAAAAAATATTAAGGTTGATAAAGCCAGCTTTGAAGATCAAATGGTGGAAGTGATTTTAAAAGATTTATTATCTCACTCCAAGCTTTCTTACCAGGAAAAATTTAACACGGTGTTGATTTTTGAACCCGGTAAAGAAAATACGCCGAGCCTGAAAATGTTGGAGCAAGAAAAAGAAGCTACGATTTCAGGTACCGTTACTTTCAATGGCAATCCATTGATCGGGGCTACGGTTGTTATCAAAGGTACATCCAACGGTGTAGGTACAGACGCTAACGGGCACTTTAAATTGTCGGCGAAGCTACAAGATGATGCCGTCCTGGTAGTGAGCATGATTGGTTTCAAAACGATCGAGAAAATGATCGGGGATGAAAGGACTTTCAGCTTCCAGATGGAAGAAGTTGCTATCGGCCTGAACCAACTCGTGGTAGTCGGTTACGGATCTCAAAGAAAAGCCTTGATTTCCGGGGCAATCGCGGATGTTCCGTTGGATAAATTAAACTCCCGCTCATTAAATAATGTACAGGACGCTATCCAAGGTAAAGTACCGGGCGTATTGATTGAAAACCAAGGCGGCGATCCTACCAGCGCTTCTAAAGTATTTATCCGCGGTATGGGTGGTATCAACGGGGAATCTGTTTTATACGTTGTAGACGGGATGATTTATAAGGGCGGCCCGATTAACCCGAACGATATCGAGTCGATCAGTGTTTTGAAAGATGCTTCCGCCGCCATTTACGGTGCGCAAGCTTCCGGAGGTGTGATCCTGATCACTACCAAGAAAGGTAAGATGGGGTCGATGAGCATTAACCTCGATGCAAAGAATGGTTGGCAAACGGTTGCCAAAACCTTGAATACTTTAACTGCCAAGCAATTTGCAGATGTAGAAAACGCGGCTTACGATGCCGCCGGTATCCCGCGCTCCCCTGCTTTCGATGCCAGTGTTTACCCGGAAGGACAATTAACTTTAACGGATTGGCAAGATGAAATATTCCGTACTGCCAAAATCCAGGATTATAATGTTGAAGTGAAAGGCGGTAGTGAAAAATCTCATTATTACATGAGTTTCGGTTACCGTAAACAAGAGGGTATCTTGTTAAATACATATAACGAGAGATATGGATTCCGGTTGAATACCGATATGCAGATGAAACCCTGGTTGAAAGTGGGCGAGAACCTTTCTTTTACCTTCCAAGATGGTAACGGCGCCAACACGACGAGCCCTTACTCCGGCGTAATCTATACGGCATTGGGTTATCCGCGCAATATCACGCCTTATACTGAAGATGGCGCTTTTTCAGGAATGCCAGAAGATTATGCGGCTTCTTACGGCGACTTGGCCAACCCTGTTGCTATCTTGAAACGTCTAGATAATAAGAATCCGTATTTCAATATCTCCGTAAATCCTTATGCAGAGATCCGCTTCACGAAGGATTTGAAGTTTTTATCAAGCTTGGCGGTTACAAAGGGAATGCGTAATAACAAAGTCTTTACGCCGAAGGTTCCGGAGATCGGTAAGATCAATAATAGCAATAACCTTTACCAGATGATGAGTAATCATACCGATATCTTGTCTGAACAAACATTGACTTATAATCATATGTTTAACGGTATCCATCATCTTACCGCAACGGCAGGTTATTCTTTCCAGAAAAATGAAAGTGAATACATGTCTGCCGAAGCTCAGAATTTTAATGATGAAAGTGAAATATACCGCTATTTCGTAAATGGAGCCGATTATCTCAAACCTAACAGCGGAAAGGATAAGTTTGCTTTAGAATCATATATCGGTCGCTTGAATTACGAGTATAAAAGTAAATACCTGCTCGGTTTATTAGGCCGTATCGATGGTACCTCGAAAGTGCCCCGTAAGAACCGTTATCAAAAATATTACGCGATCACGGGTGGATGGATCGCTTCCGAGGAAAGTTTCCTGAAGGATAACGTGGAGTGGTTGAATTTCTTAAAAGTAAGGGGTAGTTACGGCTTGATCGGTAACTTGGCAAGCTTGCCGGGTAACGCTTATAACGCCACCTTGTCAACCTATAATATTTACATCGGCCAAGATGGGAAACAACAATCCGGTTACGCTGAAAACACTATCTCTAACCCCGACCTTACCTGGGCGCGTAGCAAGCAGCTCGACTTCGGTTTAGACCTCGGTTTCATGAATAACCGCTTATCATTGGTAGTGGATTATTTCGATAAAACGATCGAAGATATGATTTTGGCGGTCGATTTACCGAGTACTTCCGGTGTTTCCAACCAGATGTATCAGAACGTGGGTAAAGTAAAAGATAAAGGCTGGGAAATTGGCTTAACCTATAGGAGCGAGCAAGATAAAGACTTTACCTGGGAAGTAACCGGTTCAATGTCTACCCTGGATAACCGGTTAATCAGCTTGGGCGATCGTACTTCTATCTCTACATCCGGTATCAATATCCGCAGTTCATTAACCCCTGTCAGGATCGAAACGGGGCATCCCTTGTATAGCTATTGGGTGGTAGAATCGGCAGGATTATTCCAATCCGATAAAGAAGCACAGGATTATAAAAGCTCTGATGGTACGGTAATTCAGCCGAATGCCAAAGCGGGCGATCGCAAATTTGTGGATAGGAATGATGATGGACAGATCAATGATGAAGATAAATATTTTGCAGGTACACCGTTCCCTAAAGTGAATTATGGCTTGAGCTTCAACGCGGGCTATAAGGGTTTTGACCTGAATATATTCGCGCAAGGCGTAGCGGGGGTGAAACTTTTTAATGCCCTGAAATACACCAACATCAACCCCAGCATCGGTACTAACTACAATATGCTGACCGGCATCTTGGATGCATGGACACCGGAAAATACCAATACCGATATTCCGAGGTTGAATACCAAGGATCCCAATGGTAACTACGGAACCGTTTCCGACTGGTACCTCGAAGATGGCGGCTATTTCCGTATTAAGAACGTGACCCTAGGATACACTTTCCCACGTACTTTCCTCAGCAAGGCGGGTTTAAACAACTTGAGGGTATATGCAACGGGTAGTAACCTGTTCACTTTTACCAAGTACGACGGATTTGATCCGGAGATCGGTATGGATCAAGTGGGAATTGATAAGGGCCGTTATCCTTTGGCGCGCACCGTATTAGTGGGACTGAACGTGAATTTCTAA
- a CDS encoding FecR family protein, whose translation MQGISIEYFINNASFVNYCLAHGDADIQYWEDWLESNPLHAEIFEEAKARIQGAAWLLIAEKEKAAAMERLDQYLLQPARKSYWKYAWYAAAAVLILVFVGLYLQGERDINPLAKQEVQRQFPLYYKATENRQGFVLPDNSFVLLEKGSELQLDSAFGKWNRDMNLSGIAYFKASADEHLPFAVHAGDYLVTALGTAFKVQTDQQEFRVLLESGKVKVEHAATGKLMALLEPGQSYMVNLTGGSNAKGVQQTFSPQSLNTWKAEELIFDQSPVSDVIEQLEACYNIEIDIQDSTLLNETFTGRFKHDELKDVMDVLCFTLKKQYSFKDANNIEIK comes from the coding sequence ATGCAAGGGATATCCATTGAATATTTTATTAATAATGCATCATTCGTTAATTATTGCCTCGCGCATGGTGATGCGGATATTCAATATTGGGAAGACTGGTTGGAAAGCAACCCCTTACACGCTGAAATATTTGAAGAAGCAAAAGCAAGGATTCAAGGGGCAGCATGGTTGTTGATAGCTGAGAAAGAGAAAGCGGCCGCGATGGAAAGATTGGATCAATATCTTTTGCAACCGGCAAGGAAAAGCTATTGGAAATATGCCTGGTATGCGGCAGCGGCCGTTCTGATATTGGTCTTTGTTGGCTTATACCTGCAAGGGGAACGGGATATCAATCCCCTTGCAAAGCAGGAAGTACAACGGCAGTTTCCTTTATATTATAAGGCTACTGAAAATCGACAAGGATTTGTACTGCCTGATAATAGTTTCGTGCTGTTGGAGAAAGGCTCGGAATTGCAACTTGATAGCGCATTCGGGAAATGGAACCGGGATATGAACTTGAGTGGTATCGCCTATTTCAAAGCCAGCGCTGATGAACATTTACCCTTTGCCGTACATGCCGGAGATTACCTGGTAACCGCCCTGGGAACTGCTTTTAAAGTACAAACCGATCAGCAGGAATTTAGGGTATTGCTCGAATCCGGTAAGGTGAAGGTGGAACACGCTGCCACGGGGAAATTAATGGCATTATTGGAACCCGGGCAAAGTTATATGGTAAATCTTACCGGCGGCAGCAATGCTAAAGGTGTTCAACAAACTTTCTCGCCGCAAAGTTTAAATACCTGGAAAGCGGAAGAGCTGATTTTCGATCAAAGCCCGGTATCGGATGTGATCGAACAACTGGAAGCCTGTTATAATATTGAAATCGATATTCAAGATAGCACTTTACTAAATGAAACATTTACCGGAAGGTTTAAACATGATGAATTGAAGGATGTAATGGATGTATTATGTTTTACATTAAAAAAGCAATACAGTTTCAAGGATGCAAATAATATAGAAATCAAGTAA